Below is a genomic region from Roseovarius arcticus.
ATGCTCTGGCGGGCGGCGGCGAGCAAGGCCCAGCCCATACGCCGCGCCGACCGCCTTGGGCAGGTGCGAGGCGATTGTCGAGGTCTGCGGCGGGATCATCAGCGCCTTTGACCCCAGCACCTTGTGACGCCCGCCGGAAATCGGATCTTCGGACGAACAGGCAAAGCTGAGCAGCATGTCCCATAGCACCGACTGCCCCGGCACTTGGCCTGCGCGCGCGATCTGGAACGCGGCGTCGCGGTAGTGCAGAAATGCGATATCATCGGGTCTCAGCGCATGGGCAACTGCCGCCATCCCTTCATGCCCGGACGATCCGATGGTGTAGAACCCTTGGCCCGCCTTTTGCATCGCGCGGCTGGTGCGATCTAGCGCGCGGCTGAGGCATTGCGCGCGAAAGAGCGACACCGCATCGGTATCGCTTAGCGCGCCGGTCGGCATGGTGCCTTGCGGTAGATCGCCCGATGCGGCGCGGGCGCGGAAATTCTCATGCACGATCTGCGCGCGATCCATCGGGGCACTCCTGTCGGTGGCGGCTTGGCGCGCACTTTGCCCGCGCCCCGCGTGCACCTCAAGCCTTGTTTTCCGCCGTCCCGCCCGGCTAAGTCAGGCGGGCGAGGACGGGGGCGCATGTAATTTGACAGATCTGCTGGACATCAGGGACGTGTCGCTGACCATCGAGGGGCAGAGCATCCTACACGGTGTCACCTTATGCGGTGACCAACGGCGCATCGGCATCGTCGGGCGTAACGGATCAGGCAAGAGCACGCTCGCGCGCGTCATCGCAGGGCTACAATTGCCCGATAGTGGCACCGTGCGCGTGCGCGGCGTCGATGTAGCAAAGGACAGGCGCGCAGCGATCCGCACAGTCGGCATCCTGTTTCAAAACCCGGATCATCAGATTATTTTCCCTACCGTGGATGAGGAGATCGCCTTTGGCCTACGCCAACTGGGCCAGAGCGCGGCCGAGGCAGAGGAGAGCACGCGCGCGATCCTCGCCCGATTTGGCAAGGGGCACTGGGCCGGCGCGGCGGTTCATCCGCTAAGCCAAGGGCAAAAGCAGCTGCTTTGCCTCATGGCGATCCTTGCCATGCGCCCCAAGCTGATCGTGCTGGACGAGCCTTTGTCGGGCCTCGACATCCCCACGCGGATGCAGCTTATGCGCTATCTGGACGGGGCGGAGGCGCACTTGATCCATATCTCGCATGACCCCGCCGTGCTGGCGCACTATGACCGCTTGCTTTGGATCGCGGATGGGCGCATCGCCGGGGACGGCGCGGCCGGAGACGTGCTTGGGGCATTTTCCGCTGATATGCAGCGGCTGGGAGGGATGGATGATATCTCTGACCTCGCCGGTTGAAACCTGGGCGCACCGCTGGCGCGCGGGTGCCAAGCTGGGGGCGCTGTGCCTTGCAACGATGGCTCTTTTTGCGATGGGTAGCGTGGTGGGGCATGCGGTGGCGTTTGCGCTGATGCTGGCGCTCTATGCGGCGCCGGGGCTGGTGTTTTTCCGCGCGGGGATGGCGCGGCTGCGCATGTTGTGGCCGTTTTTGGCGATCATCGTGATTTGGCATATCGTAACAGCGACGCCGGGGCAGGGCGCGGTGATCGCGCTGCGGCTGGTGACGGCAGTAGGGCTGGCAAACCTTGTAACGATGACGACGCGTCTGTCGGACATGATCGGCGTGGTCCGCTGGCTGGCAGCACCCCTGCGCCGGTTTGGTGTGAGCACACGCGCGCTGGAGCTGGGGATCGCGTTGGTTATCCGGTTTACGCCTATGCTGGCGGGCAAGGGAACCCAACTGGCCCGCGCTTGGCGGGCACGGTCTGCACGAAGGCCCGGCTGGCGGATCGTGCTGCCGTTTACCTTAT
It encodes:
- a CDS encoding energy-coupling factor ABC transporter ATP-binding protein — its product is MTDLLDIRDVSLTIEGQSILHGVTLCGDQRRIGIVGRNGSGKSTLARVIAGLQLPDSGTVRVRGVDVAKDRRAAIRTVGILFQNPDHQIIFPTVDEEIAFGLRQLGQSAAEAEESTRAILARFGKGHWAGAAVHPLSQGQKQLLCLMAILAMRPKLIVLDEPLSGLDIPTRMQLMRYLDGAEAHLIHISHDPAVLAHYDRLLWIADGRIAGDGAAGDVLGAFSADMQRLGGMDDISDLAG
- a CDS encoding energy-coupling factor transporter transmembrane component T, whose amino-acid sequence is MISLTSPVETWAHRWRAGAKLGALCLATMALFAMGSVVGHAVAFALMLALYAAPGLVFFRAGMARLRMLWPFLAIIVIWHIVTATPGQGAVIALRLVTAVGLANLVTMTTRLSDMIGVVRWLAAPLRRFGVSTRALELGIALVIRFTPMLAGKGTQLARAWRARSARRPGWRIVLPFTLCAIDDAEHVADAIKARGGV